From the genome of Acinetobacter sp. TR3:
TTTTGGCTTATAGGGGCGTGACTGATTGTTCATTCTTTTATAAGTCTTAATGTATCAATAATTCTGAGAGTCATGCATGTTTGATTACGTCAATGAATTGTGGCAGATTTTTTTAAATCGACCTGACCATCTGGCGGTCCTAAGTATTATTCCAGTGACAGCCCTAGTAACTTGGGCTCATGTATGGATGGCTTTAAAAATGGTGTTTTACCCAATTAATTTTTGGGGATTCCATTTAGGACCTTTACCTGTAGGTTGGCAGGGGATTGTGCCGCGTAAAGCAGGGCGTATTTCAGGCATCATTACTGATAATACATTATCTAAGTTGGGTTCATTGCGTGAGTTTTTAGAGGCAATGGATCCAGAAGATATGGCAATGATCATTGGTGAGCAAGTTGGTTTTGAACTTGAGCACTTGATTGATGAAGTCATGATTGATCGAAATGCGGTGCTGTGGGAAAACTTACCTTATTCGATTAAGCGTCGTATTTATGCGCAAGCGCATAAACAGCTTCCAAATACTTTAAAGGAACTTGTGACTGAGCTGACCATGAACGTGGAGTCACTTGTTGACATGCGGGAAATGGTGGTGAGCCAAATGGAAAATGATCGCCGTTTGATGGTGCGCATGTTCCAAAAAGTCGGCCAAAAAGAAATTAATTTTATTTGGCATATCAGTGCTTTAATTGGAATGTTCTTTGGTGTTTTCCAAATGATCGTTTGGTTCGTTGTACCGTGGCATTGGACAGTTCCTTTTTGGGCTGCGATCTGGGGCTTTTTGACCAACTGGATCGCAATTTGGATGGTATTTAATCCGATTGAACCGCATTATATTCGTTATCCGCAGATTTTTCGTTTGACCAAAGATCGTAAGTTTCCTTGGATTGTTCCTGTGCTAAAGCTTGGTACATATAACGTTCAAGGTGCATTCATGAAACGCCAAGAGGAAGTTTCGGATGTTTTTGCGAGCGTGGTAACGGAGGATTTGATTACTCTAAAATCCATCATGACTGAAATGATGTATGGCAGTAAAAAAGACAAAACTCGTCGTATTGTCAAGCGCCATATCAATGAAATCATGGAAACCCCATTGGTTAGAACATCATTGCAGCTTTCATTAGGTCCAAGAGAATATGCTAGACTCAAGACCGACTTGATTGATCGCTCAATTGAAATTACTATGGGTCCAGTATGTGATCCAGCTCTGAATGCAAGTCGTGCGCAGAAGATCTTTCAAATGTTTAGAGACCGCATCCGTGAACTGACACCGAAAGAGTTTCAGAATCTATTGCGACCTGCGTTCCAAGAAGATGAGTGGATCCTAATTGTATTGGGTGGTGTGACTGGTTTTTTTGCAGGTTTAATCCACTTATTTGTTGCTTTCTTATAATTAATTTGATGTTGGTTGAGCAATAAATCTGTATCATATTGCTCAATTTAAGATTTATTGTTTTTAAATGAGGATGTTCTTTTATGCGCATTATTTTACTCGGACCACCTGGGGCAGGTAAAGGTACTCAAGCTCAGTTGATCTGTAAGCGCTACAATATCCCACAAATTTCAACCGGTGATATGCTCCGTGCTGCAATTCGTGAAGGAACTGAACTAGGTCTTAAAGCGAAAAGTGTTATGGAGTCTGGTGGTCTAGTATCAGACGAACTCATTATTGGTTTGGTTCAAGAGCGTATCGCTCAACCAGATTGCGTGAACGGTTGTATTTTTGACGGTTTCCCTCGTACGATTCCACAAGCCGAAGCTTTGGAAACGGCGGGTATTTCAATTGATCATGTGATCGAAATTGATGTTCCAGATGAAGAGATTGTTCAACGTCTTTCAGGTCGTCGTCAGCACCCAGCTTCTGGTCGTGTTTATCATCTTGTTTATAATCCACCTAAAGTAGAAGGTAAGGATGATGAAACTGGTGAAGACTTGGTACAACGTCCGGATGATCAAGAAGAAACGATTCGCAAGCGTTTAGGTTCATACCATAGTGAAACTGAACAGCTAGTAGGTTTTTATCAAGGTCGTGCTGCTTCAGGTGAAAATGCACCAACTTATGATAAATTGAATGGCTTACGTGCAATCGAAGAAGTTCAAAAAGAATTATTTGCTATTTTAGATAAATAATTTAGTTTTGATAGAACTGTCTTATGTAGCCATAAGACAGTTTTTTTATACCTATAATTATCTACGACATAAAATGTCGCTATGTCAGATTAAATGATATAAAAACTAAACAAAAAACGTTATATTTCATTCAAGCGTACAATTTAAAAATACTGAAACTTAGAATTATTTTAAAGGGTTAACTATGTTGCTGACGATTCAATCTGATCAAGTCGAGCAAATTATTCCAGATGCAAGTTCGGCAAAATCAGCCAAGAAACTCGCAAAATTCGAAGCATGGAACAATATCTCGGGTTCGACTGATCAATGGATTTGGGGAGAAATTCAGGGCAGTGCGATTTATCAAAGCGCAGTTTTTTTACCTGAACTTAAATGCGAATGTAGTTGTCCAAGTTTTAAACGACCTTGTAAACATGCTTTAGCACTATTGTTTGTCTATACCGAGTATCAAGATAAATTTACTGTGCAATCAGATGAAGAAAGCATACCTGATCGAGTACAAAAATGGCGAGATAAAAAAACCAAAACACTTGAGAAAAAAGAAAACAAGATTGATAAACCGATTGATGAAGAAGCACGTGCGAAACGCCAATTGGCACGTGAGAAAAAAATGGATGCAGGCATTGAGGCATTACAAACATGGTTGAATGATGTTGTCACGATGGGGTTTGGGAGATTACGTCAGCAACAACATGAAAAGTTCCGCGATATTCAAAGTCGTTTGGTCGATGCTCAAATTGCAGGCTTAGTCAGCTATTTAGATGAGTTTTCGAGTGCGCTGTATCAAAGCAATTGGCAAATGCAAAGTTCATTTTGGATAGCTAAATTACAAACAGCCGTTCATTTATGGCAAAACCGTCAACAGCTCAAACCAGAACTTTATGAAGAAGTAAAACAGCTTTTTGGTATCAATTTACCAACTGATGTGTGGGGTCAAATTGCAGTACAGTCTTTAAATGTGTATGTATTGGGACAAGTCACACAGGAGTTGGTGAATACTCGTGGACGTTATCGTCGTCAATGGCTATGGGATAGCCAAAATTTACGCGACTATTTGTTGTTAGATTTTGAAATTCCACCTTATTCGAACTTTGGCTTAACGTTGCCTTTCCAAAAACAACTGGTTTTAAATGCCAAACTTTATCCAGTGGTAAGCCAACAACGTCTTCGTTTAGAAGATAATTTAATGTCATTCAATGATTTGAGCCTAACGCTGGTTGCGCCAAAAGGCTTTGAAAATTTTGATCAAGCATTTACTCAATATGCGAATGGATTAAAACAATATCCTTTGCAGTTAGTACGCTTTTTCTGGCTAGAGCAATTGCGTTTAGTCAAGCAGGACAAAGTGATTTATTTGGTCGATCAGGATCAAAAAATGTGTGAAATTGAGATTAAACAATTTGTTGAGTTATGGTTTTTAGTGGGGACTGAGCCATTTAGTGCAGGCGTTGAATGGAATGGATTGCAACTTAAACTGGTGAGTATTTGGCAAGGAGGGCACTTTGAATGTCTTTGAGCATATCATACAGTGAGTTTAATCAGCAGTTATTACTCAAACTGACGCTAGGGCAGCAGTTTAAACAGACTGTAAAAGTACCGAGTGAATTGCAAATCTATGTGCCTCAGCAGATTGATTCAGCTCAAGATTTATTAGTCTTGAATCAATATTGGGTGTTGATGCAACAAGCAGGTTATCAAGCGCAAGGTGTACCTGAAACCTTACAAAAGAATATTGCTGAGATTGATCAGATAGAAAATGAAAAGCAATTGGATAATCAACTTGTGCAAATTTTGAAATGGGTTGTTGCACAAGAGTCGCCATTTTTATATCAAGATTGGGTTATTCAAATTTTCAAACTTGCTCAACTACAGCAGCAAGTGATTCCTCGTTATTTGGTGTTAAAAGTTTTACCACTGTGTCGAAACCCAGTGTTATTGGCATCAGTCTTACCTGAATTTGCATTTCAGGGCGATGTGACAACGCGTTTGGATGATGCAAAAAGGGTGTGGAAATATGTGAAACAACAAGACGCAGCACCATTGATCCGTCAATTACAGAAATCAAAAAGTAGCGAATGGTCTTTGTTGATGAGCCAATTATGCGGTCAATTGCCGAACTTTATTCATCAACATATAGCAGAGTTTTGGTCACAATCGATTCAGAGAAATCATTTGCAAAGTCATGCTGAAAGTCTTGTGACATATAATATGCCAGTGACTCAATTTGAAGCTTTATACCAGCATGTAAAAACATTAGAACCACAGAATGCAGCGACAGTAAGTAGTAATGCTGCATTAGCTTTCTATTTATATTATCAAGATAACGCGCTTTATCATGAAGTTATGGCGTTACTGCGTGTATGTTTGAGCTACGATGCTCAAGCTAAAAAAGTTAAATTCAACATTAACTTAGATCAAGATGATGCATTGAATGATTATGGCTTTTTTGATCGAGAAGCTAATTTGGTCGAAAGCCGTAAAAGTTTAAAAACGGCTTACCAAAGTGCTCAAGTTGAGCAAGCTTATCAGGCATTTTGTGCAAGTCCGCAGGGCGTACTTTATCTCAAAAGAATTTTAATTCAATTGCCGCTTGCGTATTGGTTAGAATTATTTGGTACTTGGGATCATTTACTTTCATTGCATTCACAGCAAAAAGATTCGCTTTGGAATGCGTTTATTGTGTGTTGTTATCGAGAGCAACGACATGATTTAGCTTTATGGTTTTACCAACATCAAGTCAAATGGTGTGAAGCTGTAACGGCATCAAGTGGGAACATGTTTGAACGTGAGTTATTCTTTACTTTACTAGACCAAGAACCAGCAATTGGATTGTTGTTAAAGCAACTCGAGTCCCATTACCAAAATCAAGATGTAGAACATTTTTGGTTTGTTTGGCAACGTGCCAAGTCTTTGTATCAATATCATAACATCACAGAAATGGCGGTCGTGTTATTACAACATGCATATGCGAACTTAGATTTGCAGCAGGATCAGAAGAAATTTGCATTATTAAAAGAGCAGGCCCAATGGCTGATTTTGCAAGCTTATCCAATCGACATCAGTAGTTTACAAGCTCTTTTTTCTATTTCTGAATGGAAACAACTCATTCAATTGAATCAGTACAAACAAAAACTTATTGCTTAATGATCAAGAAATCATAAATTAGGATAATCAACATGTCTCAACAAGTTTTACGTGCGCGTGCAGAACAACAGTTTTCTCATGAATTAGATGCATTAAAAGCACATGACAGTTTAGTAAAACCTCCACAATGGCAACTTTCGCCTAAAGCAGTCGTAGATTACTTATTGGGTACAACACTGCCAGATGGAACAGAAATTTCTCCAAAATATATTGGTAATCGCCGTTTGATGGAAATTGCTGTTGCGACATTGGCGACTGATCGCGCCTTGTTGTTATTAGGCGTACCAGGGACAGCAAAATCATGGGTATCTGAACATTTGGCTGCGGCGATTTCAGGTAATAGTGCTTTATTGATTCAAGGTACGGCAGGTACGAGCGAAGATACCTTACGTTATAGTTGGAATTATGCGGAACTTTTATCCAAAGGCCCAAGCGAAGATGCTTTGGTGAAAAGTCCGATGTTACGTGCGATGCAAGAAGGCAAGATCGCGCGTGTGGAAGAACTGACTCGTATTCCTGCCGATGTCCAAGATACCTTGATTACCTTACTTTCCGAGAAAAATTTGCCTGTTCCTGAGTTGGGAATTGAGTATCAAGCGGTACAAGGTTTTAGTGTGATTGCCACCGCCAATAACCGTGATAAAGGAGTGAATGAACTCTCTTCTGCGTTAAAGCGTCGTTTTAATACGGTGATTTTACCGCCGCCTGCCACCATCGCTGAAGAAGTGGAAATCGTACAAAAACGGGTTCAATCTTTGGGCAAGAGTTTACAATTGCCCGAGATTCAGCCTTTAGATGCTCAAATTCAAAAACTGGTGACGATTTTTAGAGAGTTACGTCATGGGCAAACCTTGGATGGCAAGCAAAAACTCAAAACCACCACAGGAACTTTATCCACGGCTGAAGCCATTTCAGTGATGAGTCATGGTTGGGTGATGGCAGGGCATTTTGGTTCGGGCAATGTTACGGATCATGAACTCGCAGCAGGTCTACAAGGTGCAGTATTAAAAGATCCTGTTCAAGATATTGTGCCTTGGAAGGAATATGTTGAAACTGTAATTAAACAACGTGAGGGTTGGCAAGACCTGTATCGTGCTTGTCGTGACTTAGAATAAAACCAAATAATAAATGACCTCATCCCAATCTTCTCCTTGACAAGGAGAAGATGTGATCGGAATAAAGGATAGAAAAATGCTGCATATTCTCGGTATTCGTCATCATGGGCCTGGTTCGGCACGTAGTGTATGTAATGCTTTGGCTTCGATTCAACCTGACTGTATTTTGATTGAAGGGCCACCTGATGCCAATGCAATCATTGCCCAATTGCAACATGCCGATTTTAAGCCGCCTGTGGCGTTGTTGTTGAATACCCCTGTACAAAAAGAAGTGCGATCACAGGCAGTCTTCTATCCTTTTGCTGAATTTTCGCCTGAGTGGCAAGCTTTGCAATATGCGCTGCGTCAGCAAGTTGCAGTAGAGTTTATGGATCTGCCTTTGCAACATCGTTTTGCACTGGAAAAACAATGGGCAGAGCAACGTTTACAGCAAGCTTCAGCCGACGAACAAGCATTAGCAGACGAACAAGAGATTGAGTCTAATCAGCAAGATGATGTTGAGCCAGAACAGAATCTGGAGCAGCATTATCTTTCGATTCGCCGAGATCCAATTCAACTGTTGGCGGAACAGGCAGGCTATCAAGATAGCGAACGTTTTTGGGAGCATTTGGTTGAACAGCAACCGCATGCTGGACAAATGTTTGCCGCAATTACTGATGCGATGGCAGCTTTACGAGATTATTTACTGAGCCAGCAGCCTGAAAACTATAGCAGCGAAGATCAATTGCTGGAGCAGTATCGCGAAGCCTATATGCGCAAAGTGATCAAGCAGGCAGAAAAGCAGGGCTACCAAAATATTGTAGTGATTTGTGGTGCATGGCATGCACCTGTGTTGGCAGATTTAAAAGCGCAAAATAAAGCAGATACCGCTTTGCTCAAAGGCTTGCCCAAAGTGAAAGTGGATGCTGCATGGATTGCGTGGACACATGGGCGATTGAGCCGAGACAGTGGCTATGGTGCAGGTGTACAAGCGGTGGGATGGTATACCCATCTTTGGAAGCATTATCAACAAGCTTTAGACGAAAATGTTGATGGCGAGAAAATTAGCATTGATTGGTTAAGCAAATTTGCCCAAGCCTTACGCCAAGCAGGTCATGATGCCTCTAGTGCTCAGATTATTGATGCGGTACAACTAATTCAATCTTTATTGCAATTACGTGGACGCCGTATTCCTGATTTGGAAGATTTATTTGAGGTGATTCGCTCGGTCTTGAATCATGGTTTATATATTCCACAACCGATTTTAGCCAAATTGCTTGAAGACGAGCAATTGGGGCAAGTACCCGATGAATTGATTGAGCTACCCATTCAAAAAGATTTCTTGCAGCAAGTGAAGCATTTCCGTTTAAAGCTCGAAGCACCTCATCGTGACATTAGTCTTGATTTGCGTGAAGCATTCGACTTGGCAAAAAGTCAATTTTTACACTGCGTGAAATTACTCGGTCTTGCTTGGGCAGACTTGGCAGGTACAGGCTCGAAGCAAGGCAATTTTAAAGAAGCATGGCAGTTGTCTTGGCAGCCTGAGAGTAGTTTATATCTGAATGAAATGTCGCTGTGGGGCAATAGCATTCAGCTTGCCACACAAAGTTATTTAGAAAATCAGATTCGACAATGTGAAGATGTGGCGCAAATTGCGCAACTGATTGAGAGCATTTTATTGTCTGGTCTAGATCAAAGCTTAAATTTGGCTTTGGATAAATTGAATGAACTCACTACCCAGCATCAAGACCCAAGTATTATTTTGGCAACTTTAAAGCCACTGAT
Proteins encoded in this window:
- the adk gene encoding adenylate kinase, producing MRIILLGPPGAGKGTQAQLICKRYNIPQISTGDMLRAAIREGTELGLKAKSVMESGGLVSDELIIGLVQERIAQPDCVNGCIFDGFPRTIPQAEALETAGISIDHVIEIDVPDEEIVQRLSGRRQHPASGRVYHLVYNPPKVEGKDDETGEDLVQRPDDQEETIRKRLGSYHSETEQLVGFYQGRAASGENAPTYDKLNGLRAIEEVQKELFAILDK
- a CDS encoding SWIM zinc finger family protein codes for the protein MLLTIQSDQVEQIIPDASSAKSAKKLAKFEAWNNISGSTDQWIWGEIQGSAIYQSAVFLPELKCECSCPSFKRPCKHALALLFVYTEYQDKFTVQSDEESIPDRVQKWRDKKTKTLEKKENKIDKPIDEEARAKRQLAREKKMDAGIEALQTWLNDVVTMGFGRLRQQQHEKFRDIQSRLVDAQIAGLVSYLDEFSSALYQSNWQMQSSFWIAKLQTAVHLWQNRQQLKPELYEEVKQLFGINLPTDVWGQIAVQSLNVYVLGQVTQELVNTRGRYRRQWLWDSQNLRDYLLLDFEIPPYSNFGLTLPFQKQLVLNAKLYPVVSQQRLRLEDNLMSFNDLSLTLVAPKGFENFDQAFTQYANGLKQYPLQLVRFFWLEQLRLVKQDKVIYLVDQDQKMCEIEIKQFVELWFLVGTEPFSAGVEWNGLQLKLVSIWQGGHFECL
- a CDS encoding ATP-binding protein encodes the protein MSQQVLRARAEQQFSHELDALKAHDSLVKPPQWQLSPKAVVDYLLGTTLPDGTEISPKYIGNRRLMEIAVATLATDRALLLLGVPGTAKSWVSEHLAAAISGNSALLIQGTAGTSEDTLRYSWNYAELLSKGPSEDALVKSPMLRAMQEGKIARVEELTRIPADVQDTLITLLSEKNLPVPELGIEYQAVQGFSVIATANNRDKGVNELSSALKRRFNTVILPPPATIAEEVEIVQKRVQSLGKSLQLPEIQPLDAQIQKLVTIFRELRHGQTLDGKQKLKTTTGTLSTAEAISVMSHGWVMAGHFGSGNVTDHELAAGLQGAVLKDPVQDIVPWKEYVETVIKQREGWQDLYRACRDLE
- a CDS encoding DUF5682 family protein, whose amino-acid sequence is MLHILGIRHHGPGSARSVCNALASIQPDCILIEGPPDANAIIAQLQHADFKPPVALLLNTPVQKEVRSQAVFYPFAEFSPEWQALQYALRQQVAVEFMDLPLQHRFALEKQWAEQRLQQASADEQALADEQEIESNQQDDVEPEQNLEQHYLSIRRDPIQLLAEQAGYQDSERFWEHLVEQQPHAGQMFAAITDAMAALRDYLLSQQPENYSSEDQLLEQYREAYMRKVIKQAEKQGYQNIVVICGAWHAPVLADLKAQNKADTALLKGLPKVKVDAAWIAWTHGRLSRDSGYGAGVQAVGWYTHLWKHYQQALDENVDGEKISIDWLSKFAQALRQAGHDASSAQIIDAVQLIQSLLQLRGRRIPDLEDLFEVIRSVLNHGLYIPQPILAKLLEDEQLGQVPDELIELPIQKDFLQQVKHFRLKLEAPHRDISLDLREAFDLAKSQFLHCVKLLGLAWADLAGTGSKQGNFKEAWQLSWQPESSLYLNEMSLWGNSIQLATQSYLENQIRQCEDVAQIAQLIESILLSGLDQSLNLALDKLNELTTQHQDPSIILATLKPLITAIRYGSVRQFSMQHLHQVVEHLAIRLMLSLPSYCVQLNAEMAQQFAQQLQNLYELLEQLQQDELLQLWQETLEQLLQLEQMQGYLHGCCVRSAREQQLIDVEQTQEFLSRALSIGQTADYSAAWFEGFLTHQALLLIHEQSLWDAVSQWVNQLQEQQFIELLPILARTASSFSPAEAQQLIQKVTQKSTAVKQEVGALDIARAQTVLDEIYAYLQPVAVEV